The proteins below are encoded in one region of Knoellia sp. S7-12:
- a CDS encoding CBS domain-containing protein has product MTKPAESIHPGATLEDAIAKLGRARISALPVVDRDRRVVGIISEGDVLRQRLPADPRAHMIPSAPTSAGEPSIEAVMTADPQCATPRQDCSEVAFTLARRGWKSMPVVDDDGRLLGMVSRSDFLRALAQPDAVLSTAVHNAFTQAGHPEWRAVVHHGHVTVSPHAGDQDGAAVATAATVAGIRSVELGARRWAAQGARRPPWGP; this is encoded by the coding sequence ATGACCAAGCCCGCGGAGAGCATCCATCCCGGAGCAACGCTCGAGGATGCCATAGCCAAGCTCGGGCGGGCCCGCATCAGCGCACTGCCGGTGGTCGACAGGGACCGGCGGGTCGTGGGCATCATCTCGGAGGGCGACGTCCTGCGACAGCGCCTGCCCGCGGACCCGCGTGCCCACATGATCCCCAGTGCGCCGACATCGGCCGGCGAACCAAGCATCGAGGCGGTCATGACGGCCGATCCCCAGTGCGCCACACCGCGGCAGGACTGCTCAGAGGTGGCGTTCACCCTGGCCCGTCGCGGTTGGAAGAGCATGCCGGTCGTCGACGACGACGGCCGGCTCCTCGGCATGGTGAGCCGAAGTGACTTCCTCCGCGCCCTGGCCCAACCCGATGCAGTGCTGTCCACCGCCGTCCACAACGCGTTCACGCAGGCGGGGCATCCGGAGTGGCGCGCGGTCGTGCACCACGGCCACGTCACCGTGAGCCCTCATGCCGGGGACCAGGACGGAGCCGCCGTGGCCACTGCCGCAACAGTTGCCGGGATCCGCAGCGTGGAGCTCGGCGCACGGAGGTGGGCCGCTCAGGGAGCCCGCCGGCCACCCTGGGGCCCGTGA
- a CDS encoding DUF2237 domain-containing protein — protein sequence MDERNVLGGELELCSAAPLTGFFRDGCCSTGPEDRGSHTICAVVTAEFLEHQRSIGNDLSTPLPDYGFPGLVPGDRWCVTAHNWARAHREGAAAHVVLSATNVAVLQVVPLEALQQHAVDVPPDLSSMSPEL from the coding sequence ATGGACGAACGCAACGTGCTCGGTGGCGAGTTGGAGTTGTGCAGCGCCGCACCGTTGACCGGCTTCTTTCGTGACGGTTGCTGCAGCACTGGGCCAGAGGATCGCGGGAGCCACACCATCTGCGCCGTGGTGACGGCTGAGTTCCTCGAGCACCAGCGGAGCATCGGCAACGACTTGTCGACGCCCTTGCCGGACTACGGATTCCCGGGGTTGGTCCCGGGTGACCGGTGGTGCGTGACGGCCCACAACTGGGCGCGGGCGCACCGTGAAGGAGCGGCGGCGCACGTGGTGCTGTCAGCGACCAACGTGGCAGTGCTGCAAGTAGTCCCGCTGGAGGCTCTGCAGCAGCATGCTGTCGATGTCCCGCCGGACCTGAGTTCAATGTCGCCTGAGCTGTAG
- a CDS encoding universal stress protein, protein MTDVHAMRGTFAKPLSTNGGEAVVVGYDESCEGANALGWAASHAEAFGLPLKVVYAARAPESATSRVDVVRAENTDRLGRAALVARRGADRAKELQPTLKVHCQGAVGNPAAELVMQSAGASVVVVGRRTTRPTNSLGSISFAVGAHARCPVVVVPLQTHLQLGPGCPVVVGVDGSASSEEAVLFAADTADRARADLVLLSAWVRPSPEPWMPAPTSADGRHDDVVAAVELEAAGRHVRAAVSLVREKYPDVTTIQRVHQGRAADALIEESARAGLLVVGSRGRGGFAGLMLGSVSRDVLRQAEIPVAVVRRGGL, encoded by the coding sequence ATGACCGACGTTCACGCCATGCGTGGCACCTTCGCAAAACCGTTGTCCACCAATGGTGGTGAGGCGGTGGTCGTCGGCTACGACGAGTCGTGCGAGGGCGCGAACGCTCTGGGGTGGGCGGCGTCGCACGCGGAAGCCTTCGGCCTTCCTCTGAAGGTTGTGTATGCCGCGAGGGCACCCGAGTCGGCGACGTCACGTGTGGACGTGGTCAGGGCTGAGAACACCGATCGGCTGGGTCGTGCTGCTCTCGTGGCGCGCCGCGGCGCCGACCGGGCCAAGGAGCTGCAACCGACGCTCAAGGTGCACTGTCAGGGTGCTGTCGGCAACCCGGCGGCCGAGCTCGTCATGCAGTCGGCCGGCGCTTCGGTCGTTGTCGTCGGCCGACGGACCACTCGGCCCACCAATAGTCTGGGGTCGATCTCCTTCGCGGTGGGAGCACATGCGCGCTGCCCGGTCGTGGTGGTCCCACTGCAGACGCATCTCCAGCTCGGGCCGGGTTGCCCAGTCGTGGTGGGCGTCGACGGCTCGGCGTCATCGGAGGAGGCCGTGCTCTTCGCCGCTGACACTGCTGACCGCGCCCGAGCTGACCTCGTCCTCCTTTCTGCCTGGGTGCGACCCAGTCCGGAGCCGTGGATGCCAGCGCCCACTAGCGCCGACGGTCGTCACGACGACGTCGTCGCCGCGGTCGAGCTGGAAGCGGCTGGGCGCCACGTGCGCGCAGCGGTGTCTTTGGTCCGGGAGAAGTACCCCGACGTGACCACGATCCAACGTGTCCACCAGGGACGGGCCGCGGACGCCCTCATCGAGGAGTCGGCCCGCGCGGGCCTCCTCGTGGTGGGCTCGCGGGGCCGCGGCGGGTTCGCCGGTCTGATGCTGGGGTCGGTGAGTCGCGACGTGCTCCGGCAGGCCGAGATTCCGGTCGCTGTCGTCCGCCGTGGTGGGTTGTGA
- a CDS encoding GAF domain-containing sensor histidine kinase has product MAEKRRQGQTPENPSEAAVTSRWPLSSLQLEDLLEELRARAGSARASQERMASLLDAVVAVSSNLDLADVLHRIVVSACELVDATYGALGVLGPGGEELIEFVTHGLTDDERDAIGTLPRGHGLLGLIISSPQPQRVTDIGEHPKSYGFPPNHPPMTSFLGAPVRIRDEVFGNLYLTDKRHATEFSQDDEAILVALAAAAGVAIENARLYDRTRGQQLWSDVAGRATQGLLAGEAHDVVLSEVTTRVAELTEASSCFVALTRGTDLVVVAATAAGPALGTSVGDLGLRAAMLAQARSNHVGETASTGTRSTVPLVLGEAPLGLIVVDWTDEVRSGHLTELSVFAQRLTVSLVAASAQTERARAELFEDRDRIARDMHDNVIQRLFATGMSLQSAARLSDEAVRPRLERAVDELDAAIKDIRHTIFALQRPLGARELASEITTVCRDALITLGFPPDLRLSGRTNELPDQLGTDVLAVLREGLSNAARHAGATTVNVAVEVNGGVTVSVVDDGRGLDPNPTRSSGLDNLARRAERRGGTLVLESLEASGTRLVWSVPFDEDETT; this is encoded by the coding sequence ATGGCCGAAAAGCGCAGGCAAGGCCAGACCCCAGAGAACCCGTCAGAGGCAGCCGTGACTTCGCGGTGGCCGTTGTCCTCCCTGCAGCTCGAAGACCTCCTTGAGGAACTGCGCGCGCGTGCCGGCAGTGCCCGGGCGTCACAGGAGCGAATGGCCTCGCTGCTCGATGCGGTCGTGGCGGTCAGCTCGAACCTTGACCTTGCCGACGTCCTCCACCGCATCGTCGTGTCTGCCTGTGAGCTGGTGGACGCGACCTATGGCGCACTCGGGGTGTTGGGGCCGGGGGGTGAGGAGCTCATTGAGTTCGTCACTCACGGACTGACCGACGACGAGCGCGATGCCATCGGAACGCTGCCTCGCGGACACGGGTTGCTCGGCCTGATCATCTCGAGCCCGCAACCGCAGCGGGTCACGGACATCGGTGAGCACCCGAAGTCCTACGGTTTCCCCCCGAATCACCCTCCGATGACCAGCTTCCTCGGCGCACCGGTCAGGATCCGTGACGAGGTGTTCGGCAACCTCTATCTCACTGACAAGCGGCACGCCACGGAGTTCAGCCAGGACGACGAAGCCATCCTCGTGGCCCTTGCGGCTGCGGCTGGTGTCGCGATCGAGAACGCCCGTTTGTATGACCGCACCAGGGGACAACAGCTGTGGAGCGACGTGGCGGGTCGCGCGACCCAGGGTCTGCTCGCGGGCGAGGCACACGATGTTGTCCTCTCGGAGGTCACCACGCGGGTGGCTGAGCTGACGGAGGCGTCATCATGTTTTGTCGCGCTCACCCGGGGCACCGACCTCGTGGTCGTCGCGGCGACGGCTGCGGGCCCCGCGCTGGGCACCTCCGTCGGCGACCTCGGACTTCGCGCGGCGATGTTGGCCCAGGCCCGAAGCAATCACGTCGGCGAGACCGCGTCCACCGGCACCCGATCGACCGTTCCACTGGTGCTCGGGGAAGCGCCGTTGGGGCTGATCGTCGTCGACTGGACCGACGAGGTCCGGTCCGGTCACCTGACCGAGCTGAGTGTGTTCGCCCAGCGACTGACGGTGTCTCTCGTGGCTGCGAGTGCCCAGACCGAGAGGGCTCGCGCGGAGCTCTTCGAGGACCGTGACCGGATCGCGCGTGACATGCACGACAACGTGATCCAGCGGCTCTTCGCCACTGGCATGTCCCTGCAGTCAGCCGCCAGGCTGAGCGACGAAGCCGTGCGACCCCGCCTCGAGAGGGCGGTGGACGAGCTCGACGCGGCCATCAAGGACATCCGCCACACGATCTTCGCGCTCCAACGGCCGCTCGGGGCCCGGGAGCTCGCCAGCGAGATCACGACCGTCTGCCGCGATGCCCTGATCACCCTGGGATTCCCACCGGACCTGCGGTTGTCCGGTCGCACGAATGAGCTGCCCGACCAGCTGGGGACGGATGTGCTCGCGGTCCTGCGCGAGGGACTGAGCAACGCGGCCAGGCATGCCGGAGCCACGACGGTCAACGTCGCCGTCGAGGTCAACGGTGGGGTCACTGTCAGCGTCGTCGACGACGGGCGAGGGCTCGACCCCAACCCGACGCGGTCATCCGGTCTCGACAACCTTGCGAGGCGGGCTGAGCGCCGGGGAGGCACGCTGGTGCTGGAGTCCCTTGAGGCCTCCGGAACTCGTCTCGTGTGGAGCGTTCCGTTCGACGAGGACGAGACCACCTGA
- a CDS encoding response regulator transcription factor, translated as MVHVYLLDDHEVVRRGLRELLEVESDIVVVGESGSALEATRRIPALRPDVMVLDARLPDGSGIDVCRDVRSVDPSIVGLILTSYDDDDALRAAVLAGAAGYLLKDVRGADLVNSIRRVAGGDHLLDADVVARLRTGWGRDVEDPRLAQLSPQERRILEHIAQGLTNRQIGASMSLAEKTVKNYVTSVLAKMGMESRTQAAVYIASHGPQGGRRAP; from the coding sequence ATGGTGCACGTCTATTTGCTCGATGACCACGAGGTGGTTCGCCGAGGTCTGCGTGAGTTGCTCGAGGTCGAGAGCGACATCGTCGTCGTCGGGGAGTCCGGGAGCGCACTTGAAGCGACCCGGCGCATCCCGGCTCTGCGACCGGACGTCATGGTCCTCGATGCTCGGCTGCCAGACGGATCCGGGATCGACGTATGCCGCGATGTCCGGTCTGTCGACCCGTCCATCGTCGGTCTGATCCTCACCTCCTATGACGACGACGACGCCCTGCGAGCGGCGGTGCTGGCCGGCGCAGCGGGCTACCTCCTCAAGGATGTCCGCGGAGCCGATCTCGTGAACTCGATCCGCCGGGTGGCGGGCGGCGACCACCTGCTGGACGCCGACGTCGTGGCTCGATTGCGCACCGGATGGGGTCGGGACGTGGAGGACCCTCGACTGGCGCAGCTCTCACCCCAGGAACGCCGGATCCTTGAGCACATCGCCCAAGGGCTCACGAACCGCCAGATCGGTGCCTCGATGTCGCTGGCCGAGAAGACGGTGAAGAACTACGTGACTTCGGTGCTCGCGAAGATGGGGATGGAGAGCAGGACCCAGGCTGCCGTCTACATCGCCAGTCACGGGCCCCAGGGTGGCCGGCGGGCTCCCTGA